One genomic region from Neisseria weaveri encodes:
- the lspA gene encoding signal peptidase II — MTIEKTSNMKYWLLAAAAIVLDQITKFAVLDRFEFAERLNVIPGFFDLTLLFNTGAAFSFLADAGGWQKFFFLGLAVVICTYLARAIVKNDFGIWGKYGAAMIIGGAFGNVIDRLLHGHVVDFLLVYWQNWYYPAFNMADSFICVGAVLLVIDSFKHKKNKA; from the coding sequence ATGACTATTGAAAAAACTTCCAACATGAAATATTGGCTGCTGGCAGCGGCGGCCATTGTTTTGGATCAAATCACCAAATTTGCCGTTTTGGACCGCTTTGAGTTTGCCGAGCGTTTGAATGTTATTCCCGGCTTTTTTGATTTGACTTTACTGTTTAACACCGGGGCGGCGTTCAGCTTTCTGGCGGATGCGGGCGGTTGGCAGAAATTCTTCTTTTTGGGTTTGGCGGTAGTGATCTGCACTTATTTGGCACGCGCCATTGTTAAAAACGATTTCGGTATTTGGGGTAAATACGGCGCGGCCATGATTATCGGCGGTGCATTCGGCAATGTAATCGACCGTTTGCTGCACGGACATGTTGTTGATTTTCTGTTGGTTTATTGGCAAAACTGGTATTACCCGGCTTTTAATATGGCCGACAGCTTTATTTGTGTCGGAGCGGTATTGCTGGTTATCGACAGCTTCAAGCATAAAAAGAACAAGGCATAA